From Candidatus Omnitrophota bacterium:
GTCGGAGAATAAGAGGATAGCGATATCCTATTAAACAAGCTGTCAGCTGTAAGCGGTAAGTTTTAAGCTTACAGCTTATAACTTAAAGCTTATGGCTTAGTTTTTAGGGCCTATAAAAAATGAAAGATCTTATTTCAAAAAAAGTTCAAGTTATGCAGCCATCCGGAATTCGGGCGTTCTTTGATTTAGTGCTTGGGATGAAGGATGTTATATCTTTGGGCGTAGGTGAGCCGGATTTTGTTACTCCTTGGCAGATTCGTGAAGCGGGAGTTTATTCTCTGGAGCAGGGGTTTACCAGTTATACCTCAAATAAGGGGTTGTATAAACTGCGTTTGGGGATCAGCCGTTTTTTAAAAAATAAATATGGTTTAGATTATTGCCCGGATGAAGAAATATTAATTACGGTAGGAGTTAGTGAAGGTTTGGATTTGCTCATGCGGGCGATAATTAACCCCGGTGATAAAATACTGGTTCCACAGCCAAGTTATGTTTCATATGGGCCGATTACAGAGCTTGCAGGGGGTACTCCGATTTATATCGATACTTCCAAAGATGGTTTTAAAATTACCCCTAAACTTTTGGAAAAACATATTGATAAGAAAACCAAAGGAATTGTTTTGAATTATCCCACTAATCCTACTGGAGTTTCTTATCGGCGTAAGGAATTAGAAGAGATAAATAAAGTTTTATTGAAGCATAAAATACTTTGTATCAGCGACGAGGTTTATGGCGATTTAACCTACGATTTTGAACATGTTGCTTTTTCGACTTTGTCTGGAGCAAAGAAAAATACGGTTTATTTTAACGGATTTTCCAAATCCTATGCGATGACCGGCTGGCGGGTGGGTTTTGCTTGCGGCCCGAAAGAGATTATCGCGGCGATGACCAAGATTCATCAGTATACGATTATGTGCGTGCCAATTACCAGCCAAATGGCAGCGGCAGAAGCTTTGATTAGCGGCGCAAGATCAGTTGAGCAGATGAAACGCGAATATAATCGCCGGAGAGAGCTTATGGTATTTGAGTTAAATTCTTTAGGATTAAAATGTTCTCGGCCGCAAGGGGCTTTCTATGTTTTTCCTTGTATTAAAAGTACAGGATTAAGTTCAATTGAATTTTCGCGCAAGCTGCTGGAAGAAGAAAAGGTGGCGGTTGTTCCAGGCACGGCTTTTGGTACAAGCGCAGAAGGTTATATTAGAATCTCTTATGCTTCTAGTATGGATAATTTAAAAGAAGCTTTAGTTCGCGTGAGGAGATTCTTGGATAAAATAAAACTTAAACCTAGGTAGTAAAATGTTCATCTATGAAGATATCTTACGTGAATTTCAAAAACATAAAATTCAATATATCGTTATCGGCGGTATTGCTGTTAATTTGCATGGGGCCTTAAGAAGTACTGCTGATTTGGATATAATGCTTGAAATGAGCGAGGATAATCTTAAGAATTGTTTAATTATTCTGAAAAGAAACAATTACCGCAGCAAACAACCTATTGATTGGATTCAGATAGCTGATAAAAAAACTAGAGAATATTTAATACGAAAGAAGAATTTAAAAGCGGTGAATTTCTATAAAAATAGTAGTTTT
This genomic window contains:
- a CDS encoding aminotransferase class I/II-fold pyridoxal phosphate-dependent enzyme produces the protein MKDLISKKVQVMQPSGIRAFFDLVLGMKDVISLGVGEPDFVTPWQIREAGVYSLEQGFTSYTSNKGLYKLRLGISRFLKNKYGLDYCPDEEILITVGVSEGLDLLMRAIINPGDKILVPQPSYVSYGPITELAGGTPIYIDTSKDGFKITPKLLEKHIDKKTKGIVLNYPTNPTGVSYRRKELEEINKVLLKHKILCISDEVYGDLTYDFEHVAFSTLSGAKKNTVYFNGFSKSYAMTGWRVGFACGPKEIIAAMTKIHQYTIMCVPITSQMAAAEALISGARSVEQMKREYNRRRELMVFELNSLGLKCSRPQGAFYVFPCIKSTGLSSIEFSRKLLEEEKVAVVPGTAFGTSAEGYIRISYASSMDNLKEALVRVRRFLDKIKLKPR